A region from the Aegilops tauschii subsp. strangulata cultivar AL8/78 chromosome 5, Aet v6.0, whole genome shotgun sequence genome encodes:
- the LOC109754584 gene encoding cell number regulator 10: MKPAAQLVTGVPVGGPPAPAAWSSGLFDCFDDCGLCCLTCWCPCITFGKVAEIVDRGSTSCGTSGALYALLCSLTGCHWIYSCTYRSKMRAQYALPDEPCCDCCVHFCCEPCGLIQQYKELKARGYDPDIGWHLNVERGNGGAGAGGVNPPGMQEMGR; this comes from the exons ATGAAGCCCGCCGCGCAGCTGGTCACCGGCGTCCCCGTCGGTGGCCCCCCCGCCCCAGCCGCCTGGTCCTCCGGCCTCTTCGACTGCTTCGACGACTGCGGCCTCT GTTGCCTGACTTGCTGGTGCCCGTGCATCACGTTCGGGAAGGTGGCGGAGATAGTGGACAGGGGCTCGACGTCGTGCGGCACCAGCGGGGCGCTCTACGCGCTCCTGTGCTCGCTCACGGGGTGCCACTGGATCTACTCCTGCACCTATAGGTCCAAGATGCGCGCCCAGTACGCGCTCCCGGACGAGCCCTGCTGCGACTGCTGCGTCCACTTCTGCTGCGAGCCCTGCGGCCTCATCCAGCAGTACAAGGAGCTCAAGGCCCGTGGCTACGACCCCGACATCGGCTGGCACCTCAACGTGGAGCGCGGCAACGGCGGCGCCGGTGCTGGCGGCGTCAACCCGCCCGGCATGCAGGAGATGGGCCGCTAG
- the LOC109754585 gene encoding cell number regulator 10: MEMKPAAQPVTGVPVGAAPAAWSSGLFDCFDDCGLCCVTYWCPCITFGKVAEIVDRGSTSCGTSGALYALLCSLTGCQWIYSCTYRSKMRAQYALPDAPCCDCCVHFCCEPCALVQQYKELKARGYDPEIGWHLNMERRAGAGAVNPPGVQEMGR, translated from the coding sequence ATGGAGATGAAGCCCGCCGCGCAGCCGGTCACCGGCGTCCCCGTCGGCGCGGCGCCGGCCGCCTGGTCCTCCGGCCTCTTCGACTGCTTCGACGACTGCGGCCTCTGCTGCGTGACCTACTGGTGCCCGTGCATCACCTTCGGCAAGGTGGCGGAGATCGTGGACAGGGGCTCCACGTCGTGCGGCACCAGCGGCGCGCTGTACGCGCTCCTGTGCTCGCTCACGGGCTGCCAGTGGATCTACTCGTGCACCTACCGCTCCAAGATGCGCGCCCAGTACGCGCTCCCGGACGCGCCCTGCTGCGACTGCTGCGTCCACTTCTGCTGCGAGCCATGCGCGCTCGTGCAGCAGTACAAGGAGCTCAAGGCCCGCGGCTACGACCCCGAGATCGGCTGGCACCTCAACATGGAGcgccgcgccggcgccggcgccgtcaACCCGCCGGGCGTTCAGGAGATGGGCCGCTAG